In one Drosophila pseudoobscura strain MV-25-SWS-2005 chromosome X, UCI_Dpse_MV25, whole genome shotgun sequence genomic region, the following are encoded:
- the LOC6901939 gene encoding myosin-10-like — protein sequence MNTPRKSLLPEHEPNTGAQQIADADNLKKHNPEQMCISILEAVLKQTCQLKQRSADLLVDAKEICLNQMNSIKKLREENTRLKQTNIQLEERQQQACAQFEEHRVLSQLLTDKHSRDADQLARKQAELERMTERYNALQSDFKAMQLENDVKINELQGCLALADHPEPENIPQQQFIKELEAKIALVEHTFAFLKKHADQIQAEQDALIEHRQKSENHLSQRHDNENLKQECDQLMVDNWNLEAKGDAAMQLQREAKTEASRLSRHCEDLINELSKLRDVPRELEEQREQYANLERSMQIVKTIAEQLAKKLKTEKDSHQIELQDLEEKIRREEGEKAPAANCSKCGEKLNDIRNAEIQIMKLQRVSGSTELPSTSTGITQEHTEQIEQRCGDQMVNSSSHMGKAEDEYQCLLRSYFGVRDELEQRLNEVDCLKKTIMEERAKTANILNAQKSELIKNLGNCCENERLVMELKHGIEKKFPKLH from the coding sequence ATGAATACGCCGCGCAAGAGTCTACTGCCGGAGCATGAGCCCAACACAGGAGCCCAGCAAATCGCAGATGCAGATAATCTAAAGAAGCATAATCCGGAGCAGATGTGCATCTCAATCTTAGAGGCGGTATTGAAGCAAACATGTCAATTGAAGCAGCGATCGGCGGACCTTCTGGTGGATGCGAAGGAGATCTGCTTGAACCAGATGAACAGCATTAAGAAGCTGCGGGAGGAAAACACACGTCTGAAGCAGACCAATATCCAGCTGGAGGAAAGGCAACAGCAGGCCTGCGCACAGTTCGAGGAACATCGGGTGCTGAGTCAACTACTCACGGACAAACATAGCCGTGACGCAGATCAGCTGGCCAGAAAACAGGCTGAATTAGAGAGAATGACTGAGCGATACAACGCCCTGCAGTCGGATTTTAAAGCCATGCAACTGGAAAACGATGTCAAGATAAATGAGCTGCAGGGGTGTCTCGCCTTGGCCGACCATCCTGAGCCAGAGAATATTCCCCAGCAGCAGTTCATTAAGGAGTTGGAGGCCAAGATCGCATTGGTTGAGCACACCTTTGCCTTCCTGAAGAAACATGCCGATCAGATTCAAGCTGAGCAGGATGCTCTAATAGAGCACCGCCAGAAGAGCGAAAATCACTTGAGTCAGAGGCATGACAATGAAAATCTCAAACAGGAATGTGATCAGCTGATGGTGGATAACTGGAATTTGGAAGCGAAGGGGGACGCAGCAATGCAACTTCAACGTGAAGCAAAAACGGAGGCGTCTCGACTCTCACGTCATTGCGAAGATCTCATCAATGAGCTAAGCAAGCTACGCGACGTTCCCCGAGAACTCGAGGAGCAGCGCGAACAATACGCCAATCTCGAGCGAAGCATGCAAATCGTCAAAACCATTGCAGAGCAGCTGGCCAAAAAGCTGAAGACAGAGAAGGACAGTCATCAGATAGAGCTGCAGGACTTGGAGGAAAAAATTCGACGAGAGGAGGGCGAAAAGGCTCCGGCGGCGAATTGTAGCAAATGTGGTGAAAAACTGAATGATATTAGAAACGCTGAGATTCAAATCATGAAGCTCCAGCGTGTCAGTGGTAGTACCGAGCTGCCATCGACTTCGACTGGGATCACCCAAGAGCACACCGAGCAGATAGAGCAGCGCTGTGGCGATCAGATGGTGAATTCTTCCTCGCATATGGGAAAGGCAGAGGACGAGTATCAATGCCTGCTTCGCAGCTATTTTGGGGTTCGcgacgagctggagcagcGTCTGAACGAGGTCGATTGCCTAAAGAAAACTATTATGGAGGAGCGTGCGAAAACCGCGAATATTTTGAACGCCCAGAAATCCGAACTAATCAAAAATCTGGGGAACTGCTGCGAAAACGAGCGACTCGTAATGGAGCTCAAGCACGGCATTGAAAAAAAATTTCCCAAGTTGCACTGA